A genomic region of Sphingobacteriales bacterium contains the following coding sequences:
- the scpB gene encoding SMC-Scp complex subunit ScpB has product MEEEIKLNDSQSQEPTQSILEKHAEAIIFVSEQAVSLKDLKDTLEKTFEQALSESVIKACIAAIADKYKSEDYAFELVNINEGYHFLSKAQYHKTISHYLNLKSKRQLSNASLETLSIIAYKQPITKAAIEEIRGVNCDYAVQKLLDKELISIAGRSESIGKPLLYATGKLFLDYFGLKGMQDLPKLKEIIIEQNEIGERETISEQTPTSTGRES; this is encoded by the coding sequence ATGGAAGAAGAAATAAAATTAAATGACTCACAAAGCCAAGAACCTACTCAGTCAATATTAGAAAAACACGCAGAAGCAATTATATTTGTTTCCGAACAAGCCGTTTCTTTAAAAGATTTAAAAGATACTTTAGAAAAAACATTTGAACAAGCCCTGTCTGAGTCTGTCATAAAAGCCTGTATTGCTGCGATAGCAGATAAATATAAGAGCGAAGATTACGCTTTTGAATTAGTAAACATCAACGAAGGATATCATTTTTTAAGTAAAGCACAATATCATAAAACAATATCTCATTATCTCAATTTAAAATCAAAAAGGCAATTATCCAATGCATCGTTAGAAACTCTATCCATTATCGCTTACAAACAGCCGATTACAAAAGCAGCCATTGAAGAAATACGCGGTGTGAACTGCGATTATGCTGTTCAAAAACTGTTGGATAAAGAATTAATCAGTATTGCAGGCAGAAGCGAGAGTATCGGAAAACCCTTATTATATGCAACAGGAAAATTATTTTTAGATTATTTTGGCTTAAAGGGTATGCAAGATTTACCCAAATTAAAAGAAATTATTATTGAACAAAACGAAATCGGCGAGCGTGAAACAATATCCGAACAAACCCCCACATCAACAGGACGAGAGTCTTAA
- the rpiB gene encoding ribose 5-phosphate isomerase B: protein MSQLPHIAIAADHAGFEYKEALRLWLNALGYTVSDFGTFSADSSDYPDAAHPLAEAIENATCEVGILICGSANGVAITANKHQQVRAALCWIAEIATLARQHNNANVVCIPARYTALEQAKNIVHTFLHTDFEGGRHQRRVDKIAVC from the coding sequence ATGTCACAACTCCCCCATATTGCTATCGCCGCCGACCACGCCGGTTTTGAATATAAAGAAGCCCTCCGCCTTTGGCTCAATGCGCTGGGCTATACTGTCAGCGATTTTGGCACTTTCTCTGCCGACAGCAGCGACTATCCCGATGCCGCACACCCACTCGCCGAAGCCATTGAAAATGCCACTTGTGAAGTGGGTATTTTGATTTGTGGTAGTGCCAACGGCGTAGCTATCACCGCCAACAAGCACCAACAGGTTCGCGCTGCACTATGCTGGATTGCCGAAATAGCTACCCTCGCCCGACAACACAACAACGCCAATGTCGTTTGTATTCCGGCACGATATACGGCTCTGGAACAGGCTAAAAATATTGTTCATACTTTTTTACACACTGATTTCGAAGGCGGCAGACACCAACGCCGTGTGGATAAAATTGCTGTTTGCTAA
- a CDS encoding pseudouridine synthase translates to MLFTKNREQQNDNTGSEQEQERPQYQQRRYPNPRYQSGEGGEEGNQQQRPYQPRRYDNNRPQQEGGGDYNRERPQYQQRPYQPRRYDNNRPQQEGGGDYNRERPQYQQRPYQPRRYDNNRPQQEGGGDYNRERPQYQQRPYQPHRYDNNRPQQEGGDNRERPQYQQRPYQPRRYDNNRPQQEGGGDNRERPQYQQRPYQPRRYDNNRPQQEGGGEGNYQQRPYQPRRYDNNRPQQEGGGEGNYQQRPYQPRRYDNNRPQQGGGGYESRPRSNNNYGQDRNRGNFQRDNFDRPQRKRFVRSIPAPEIPEDLNPQPSEWRLNRYLSNAGICARRKADEHIANGEVQVNGNVVTEMGYKVKPEDEVRFRGEVIIPNKKVYVLFNKPKDIICTTHDPEGRRTVLDCLGGVRGVGLFPVGRLDRNTTGLLLITNDGDLAQKLSHPSNEVHKVYYVLLDRDLETEDIEQIRNGVELEEGIAQVDDIQYAEGSRCEVGIELHIGWNRVVRRIFEKLGYRVKRLDRVLYANLSKRDLPRSKWRYLMPQEVITLKHMNLK, encoded by the coding sequence TTGCTGTTTACAAAAAACCGTGAGCAACAAAATGATAACACTGGCTCTGAGCAAGAGCAGGAACGACCTCAATATCAGCAACGCCGCTATCCGAACCCGCGCTATCAGTCGGGCGAAGGCGGCGAAGAAGGCAACCAACAGCAACGCCCGTATCAGCCGCGCCGCTACGACAACAACCGCCCGCAACAAGAGGGCGGCGGCGACTACAATCGCGAGCGACCTCAATACCAGCAACGTCCGTATCAGCCGCGCCGCTACGACAACAACCGCCCGCAACAAGAGGGCGGCGGCGACTACAATCGCGAGCGACCTCAATACCAGCAACGTCCGTATCAGCCGCGCCGCTACGACAACAACCGCCCGCAACAAGAGGGCGGCGGCGACTACAATCGCGAGCGACCTCAATATCAGCAACGCCCATATCAGCCGCACCGCTACGACAACAACCGTCCGCAACAAGAGGGCGGCGACAATCGCGAGCGACCTCAATATCAACAACGCCCGTATCAGCCACGTCGCTACGACAACAACCGCCCGCAACAAGAGGGCGGCGGCGACAATCGCGAGCGACCTCAATACCAACAACGTCCGTATCAGCCGCGCCGCTACGACAACAACCGCCCGCAACAAGAGGGCGGCGGCGAAGGTAATTATCAACAACGCCCGTATCAGCCACGCCGCTACGACAACAACCGCCCGCAACAAGAGGGCGGCGGCGAAGGTAATTATCAACAACGCCCGTATCAGCCACGCCGCTACGACAACAACCGCCCGCAACAAGGGGGGGGCGGCTACGAATCACGCCCGCGCTCAAACAATAATTATGGGCAAGACCGCAACAGGGGCAATTTCCAAAGAGATAATTTCGACAGACCCCAGCGCAAACGCTTTGTTCGCAGTATTCCCGCACCCGAAATCCCCGAGGATCTCAACCCACAGCCTTCCGAATGGAGGCTGAACCGTTATCTTTCCAATGCAGGAATATGCGCCCGCCGCAAAGCCGACGAGCATATCGCTAATGGTGAGGTACAAGTAAATGGCAATGTTGTAACAGAAATGGGTTACAAAGTGAAGCCGGAAGATGAAGTACGTTTTCGCGGAGAAGTGATAATACCGAATAAAAAAGTATATGTATTATTCAATAAACCGAAAGATATAATTTGTACGACCCACGACCCGGAAGGTCGCCGCACGGTGTTGGATTGTTTGGGTGGTGTGCGCGGTGTGGGATTATTCCCGGTAGGTAGGCTTGACCGCAATACTACCGGTTTATTACTCATTACCAACGATGGCGATTTGGCGCAAAAATTATCACACCCCAGCAACGAAGTACACAAAGTTTATTATGTATTGCTCGATCGCGATTTAGAAACGGAAGATATAGAGCAAATACGAAATGGTGTGGAATTAGAGGAAGGCATTGCGCAAGTAGATGATATTCAATATGCAGAAGGCAGCCGTTGCGAAGTAGGGATAGAACTGCACATCGGTTGGAATCGCGTAGTACGCCGTATTTTTGAAAAATTAGGCTACCGCGTAAAACGCTTAGACCGCGTATTATATGCCAATTTGAGCAAAAGAGACCTGCCGCGTTCCAAATGGCGTTATCTTATGCCACAGGAGGTAATCACGCTCAAGCACATGAATCTGAAGTAG
- a CDS encoding ABC transporter ATP-binding protein — MIQARHLYKSYSNLTVLHDVSVTIQAAELVAIVGPSGAGKSTLLHLLGTLDHADKGSIAILNTDVAKLSEKKLAQFRNRHIGFVFQFHHLLPEFTAVENICMPALIGGQKESIAQKRAMELLDFLKLSHRAQHKPNALSGGEQQRVAVARALINQPALVLADEPSGNLDSENARDLHTLFFDLCKNMGQTFVIVTHNPDLAAMAHRTLHMKDGQMV, encoded by the coding sequence ATGATACAAGCCCGACATCTTTATAAGTCTTATAGTAATTTAACGGTGTTGCACGATGTAAGCGTAACTATTCAAGCTGCCGAATTGGTGGCAATTGTGGGACCTTCGGGGGCAGGCAAAAGTACTTTGTTGCATTTGCTCGGCACATTAGACCACGCCGATAAAGGCTCTATTGCTATTTTAAACACAGATGTTGCAAAACTGTCTGAAAAAAAATTGGCACAATTTCGCAATCGACATATTGGTTTTGTATTTCAGTTTCATCATCTTTTGCCCGAATTTACAGCAGTAGAAAATATTTGTATGCCCGCACTCATCGGCGGACAAAAGGAGAGCATTGCCCAAAAACGCGCTATGGAGTTGTTGGATTTTTTGAAATTAAGCCACCGCGCACAGCACAAACCCAACGCACTCTCCGGCGGCGAACAGCAGCGCGTGGCGGTGGCGCGTGCTCTTATTAATCAGCCGGCTCTCGTACTCGCCGATGAGCCTTCCGGTAATTTGGATTCCGAAAATGCCCGCGATTTACATACTTTGTTTTTTGATTTGTGTAAAAATATGGGACAAACTTTTGTTATCGTTACCCACAATCCCGACCTCGCTGCTATGGCGCACAGAACCCTACACATGAAAGATGGGCAAATGGTGTGA
- the recA gene encoding recombinase RecA, which produces MSNVTTTGDKEKLKALELTLDKLNKTHGKGTVMRLGDAQVVETEVIPTGSLGLDIALGIGGYPKGRIIEIFGPESSGKTTLTIHAIAEAQKKGGIAAFIDAEHAFDKNYAQALGVDVDNLLIAQPDSGEQALEIADHLIRSGAVDIVVIDSVAALVPRGELEGEMGDSKMGLQARLMSQALRKLTGSISKTHCCCIFINQLREKIGVMFGNPETTTGGNALKFYASVRIDIRRSTQIKDGDEATGNRTKAKVVKNKVAPPFRSAEFDIMYGQGISKTGEIIDLGAEHNILDKSGSWYSYQGTKIGQGRENAKQFLMDNPDVAVEIEQKIKEKIKGNTVIPS; this is translated from the coding sequence ATGAGTAACGTAACAACAACAGGCGACAAAGAGAAATTAAAAGCATTAGAGCTCACCCTCGACAAATTAAACAAAACGCACGGTAAAGGAACAGTAATGAGATTGGGTGATGCACAAGTAGTAGAAACAGAGGTAATTCCGACAGGTTCTTTGGGTTTGGACATTGCTTTGGGTATCGGTGGTTATCCGAAAGGGCGGATTATAGAAATATTCGGTCCGGAATCTTCGGGCAAAACCACTCTTACCATTCACGCTATTGCCGAAGCTCAAAAGAAGGGAGGCATAGCAGCATTTATAGATGCAGAACACGCTTTTGACAAAAACTATGCACAAGCATTGGGCGTAGATGTGGATAACCTACTCATTGCCCAGCCCGACAGCGGCGAGCAAGCCCTCGAAATTGCCGACCACCTCATTCGTTCGGGAGCTGTTGATATTGTAGTGATTGACTCAGTGGCGGCGTTGGTGCCGCGTGGCGAGTTGGAAGGCGAAATGGGCGACAGCAAAATGGGTTTGCAGGCACGTTTGATGAGTCAGGCATTGCGCAAGCTTACGGGTTCTATCAGCAAAACACATTGCTGCTGTATTTTTATCAACCAGTTGCGCGAAAAAATAGGAGTGATGTTTGGAAATCCCGAAACAACGACCGGCGGTAATGCGCTGAAATTTTATGCTTCGGTGCGCATTGACATTCGCCGCTCCACACAGATTAAAGATGGAGATGAGGCTACGGGTAATCGTACCAAAGCCAAAGTAGTAAAAAACAAAGTAGCACCGCCATTTCGCAGTGCGGAGTTTGATATAATGTATGGTCAGGGCATTTCCAAAACCGGTGAAATTATTGATTTGGGAGCCGAGCATAATATTTTGGATAAAAGCGGCTCTTGGTATAGCTATCAAGGTACAAAAATCGGGCAGGGTCGCGAAAATGCGAAGCAATTTTTGATGGATAATCCCGATGTAGCCGTTGAAATAGAGCAAAAAATTAAAGAGAAAATAAAAGGAAATACAGTTATTCCTTCCTAA
- a CDS encoding L,D-transpeptidase family protein has translation MKKGLIFWVWISAFLYHNAGAQNAVVDGLICDFLFLEEIDYSEPQYSQLNIALQGENTLALHDVALFYNLYGCRTAWLKGNSLNVAAQNLISILKNADTEGLNSENYHFAKLSSAAQNIKNLPPQQLLEYELLFADAALAYAKHLRFGKVNPYSLNFMYEVTRDDFDIPAALNAVLSNQESLVVFFENLVPQYRQYQLLKQNLAHYRQRTAAAAPPIQVTLPPNQKAIKPAERSESVTLLRRRLQQIYPDLPTNYSNSGVFDTTYLYTDTLTLLQIKAGKHIIPAPDLSDAVLDSFYVTPQNSTTAAANNNFDEQLFDVQLLEYVKKFQYSCNLDADGVVGTKTLAFLNRSDADKIKEIQLAMEAWRWLPRNVEGTHILVNIAASLLTVYEGTESVIAKRVAVGKPSHKTPVFSDLMTYFEVNPYWSVPYSIATNEILPILRRNAGYLAANNMKLYNTAGNVVSPYAVNWGSVSAKNFPYAIKQMPGADNALGYIKYMFPNEYNIYIHDTPSRHLFKNSNRAVSHGCVRLENPLELAQYIMQQDLSWTPTELTKVIDEGKNKIINLPKPIPVDLVYITVWVDENDNAVFYEDIYERNSMVRQAFFNKR, from the coding sequence ATGAAAAAAGGATTAATATTTTGGGTGTGGATAAGTGCTTTTTTGTATCATAATGCAGGGGCACAAAATGCCGTTGTTGATGGGTTGATTTGTGATTTTTTGTTTTTGGAAGAAATAGATTACAGCGAACCGCAGTACTCCCAACTGAATATAGCACTACAAGGCGAAAACACTTTGGCATTACACGATGTGGCGTTATTTTATAATTTATACGGCTGCCGTACTGCTTGGCTCAAAGGTAATTCGCTGAATGTTGCTGCTCAAAATTTAATTTCCATATTGAAAAATGCCGATACCGAAGGCTTAAATTCTGAAAATTATCACTTCGCCAAATTGAGCAGTGCCGCCCAAAACATCAAAAATTTGCCCCCACAGCAATTATTGGAGTATGAGTTGCTCTTTGCCGATGCTGCTTTGGCGTATGCAAAACATTTGCGCTTTGGCAAAGTCAATCCTTATTCTTTGAATTTCATGTATGAAGTGACACGCGATGATTTTGATATACCCGCTGCCCTGAATGCTGTTTTGAGCAATCAGGAGTCTTTGGTTGTTTTTTTTGAAAATTTAGTGCCGCAATATCGCCAATATCAGCTTTTAAAACAAAATCTTGCCCACTATCGTCAGCGCACTGCTGCCGCTGCTCCTCCGATACAGGTGACTTTACCCCCTAACCAAAAAGCGATTAAACCCGCCGAGCGCAGCGAATCTGTGACTTTGTTGCGCCGCCGACTCCAACAAATATATCCCGACCTGCCCACAAACTACAGCAATAGCGGTGTTTTTGATACTACTTATTTATATACCGACACACTTACTTTATTGCAAATAAAAGCAGGAAAACATATAATCCCCGCTCCCGATTTGAGCGATGCCGTTTTGGATAGTTTTTATGTAACCCCGCAAAACTCAACAACTGCTGCTGCCAACAACAACTTTGACGAACAATTATTTGATGTGCAGTTATTGGAATATGTGAAAAAATTTCAATATTCCTGTAATTTAGATGCAGATGGTGTGGTCGGTACAAAAACTTTAGCCTTCCTCAATCGTAGCGATGCCGATAAAATCAAAGAAATACAATTGGCTATGGAGGCATGGCGGTGGTTGCCGCGCAATGTTGAAGGCACACATATTCTGGTCAATATTGCCGCCTCTTTGCTCACCGTGTATGAAGGCACGGAAAGCGTAATTGCTAAAAGGGTGGCAGTCGGCAAACCTTCGCACAAAACTCCCGTTTTCAGCGATTTAATGACCTATTTTGAAGTTAATCCTTATTGGTCAGTGCCATATAGCATTGCAACCAACGAAATATTACCCATTTTGCGCCGCAATGCGGGTTATTTGGCAGCCAATAATATGAAATTGTACAATACTGCCGGAAATGTCGTAAGTCCTTATGCCGTTAATTGGGGGAGTGTTTCTGCCAAAAATTTCCCTTATGCCATCAAGCAAATGCCCGGTGCCGACAATGCTTTGGGCTATATTAAATATATGTTTCCTAACGAATACAATATTTATATACACGATACTCCTTCTCGGCATTTGTTTAAAAACAGCAATCGCGCCGTCAGTCACGGCTGCGTGCGCTTGGAGAATCCTTTAGAATTGGCACAGTACATCATGCAACAAGACCTATCCTGGACACCTACCGAACTGACCAAAGTAATAGATGAAGGCAAAAACAAAATTATTAATTTGCCCAAGCCCATTCCGGTGGATTTGGTGTATATTACCGTATGGGTAGATGAAAATGATAATGCTGTCTTTTATGAGGATATTTATGAACGCAACTCAATGGTGCGGCAGGCTTTTTTTAATAAACGTTGA
- a CDS encoding FAD-binding protein — translation MPQNFEISVLPDVAANTDLLRPALARKYALAADHIAYIQIQRRSIDARQNPVKVLLRGIIYFLGENVLPPENALTFQFDHSVANVPHTCVVIGAGPAGLFAALRLIELGIRPLVLERGKNVRDRRRDLALLNREHIVNSNSNYCFGEGGAGTYSDGKLYTRSDKRGNIRRVLEILVLHGAKPDILIDAHPHIGTNKLPQVITAIRERIEAAGGAVLFHQKVTDFDVQSGALQAVITESGERFEARAAILATGHSARDIFYLLHQKKIQIIAKPFALGVRIEHPQTLIDHIQYHTPKRNEHLPPASYSLVQQAAERGVYSFCMCPGGIIAPCATQPEEIVTNGWSPSRRNNPFANSGLVVEIRLEDMKDFEQQGALQALAYQQAVEQAAWRAGGRRQSAPAQRVTDFLQKRVSPDLPECSYQPGIVSADLDAVLPAAVGGRLREALHFFGKKMKGYLTREAVLVGVESRTSSPVRIPRDTVSLQHPQVQGLFPCGEGAGYAGGIISAAIDGERCAEAVARML, via the coding sequence ATGCCCCAAAATTTTGAAATTTCTGTTTTGCCCGATGTTGCTGCCAACACAGATCTCTTGCGCCCTGCCCTCGCCCGCAAGTATGCCCTTGCTGCCGACCATATCGCCTATATTCAAATACAACGCCGTTCTATTGATGCCCGCCAAAATCCGGTGAAAGTATTGCTGCGCGGTATTATTTATTTTTTGGGCGAAAATGTACTCCCTCCCGAAAATGCACTTACTTTTCAGTTTGACCATTCTGTGGCAAATGTGCCACATACCTGTGTGGTAATTGGGGCAGGTCCTGCCGGATTGTTCGCCGCACTTCGCCTGATAGAATTGGGCATAAGACCTCTTGTGCTGGAAAGAGGGAAAAATGTACGCGACCGCCGCCGCGATTTGGCACTGCTCAACCGCGAGCATATAGTCAATAGCAACAGCAACTACTGCTTTGGCGAAGGCGGTGCAGGTACTTATTCCGATGGAAAACTCTACACACGCTCCGACAAACGCGGCAATATTCGCCGTGTACTCGAAATTTTGGTACTCCACGGTGCTAAACCCGATATTTTGATAGATGCCCACCCGCATATCGGCACCAATAAATTGCCGCAGGTGATTACCGCCATTCGAGAGCGCATAGAAGCTGCCGGCGGAGCGGTGCTTTTTCATCAAAAAGTGACGGATTTTGACGTGCAGTCGGGTGCTCTGCAAGCCGTTATTACCGAAAGCGGCGAGCGTTTTGAAGCGCGTGCCGCCATTCTTGCCACCGGACATTCGGCACGCGATATTTTTTATTTGCTGCATCAGAAAAAAATACAAATCATTGCCAAACCCTTCGCTTTGGGCGTGCGCATTGAGCACCCCCAAACCTTAATAGACCATATTCAATATCATACTCCAAAACGCAATGAACATTTGCCGCCTGCTTCGTATAGTTTGGTGCAGCAGGCTGCCGAGCGTGGTGTTTATTCTTTTTGTATGTGCCCGGGTGGCATTATTGCGCCTTGCGCCACACAACCAGAAGAAATCGTAACCAACGGCTGGTCGCCTTCGCGGCGCAATAATCCTTTTGCCAATTCGGGTTTGGTGGTGGAGATTCGCTTGGAGGACATGAAAGATTTTGAACAACAAGGGGCTTTGCAGGCACTTGCTTATCAGCAGGCAGTTGAACAGGCAGCGTGGCGAGCCGGCGGACGGCGGCAAAGTGCACCGGCGCAGCGCGTAACCGATTTTTTACAAAAACGTGTATCGCCCGACTTACCCGAGTGTTCTTATCAGCCGGGTATTGTAAGTGCCGATTTAGATGCAGTGTTACCTGCTGCCGTCGGTGGTCGCTTGCGCGAAGCTTTGCATTTTTTTGGTAAAAAAATGAAAGGCTACCTCACCCGCGAAGCTGTATTGGTGGGCGTAGAAAGCCGCACTTCTTCGCCGGTGCGTATTCCGCGCGATACTGTTTCTTTGCAGCACCCGCAGGTGCAGGGGCTGTTTCCTTGCGGAGAAGGGGCAGGCTATGCCGGTGGCATTATATCGGCGGCTATTGATGGCGAGCGTTGCGCAGAGGCAGTGGCGCGTATGCTTTAA